From Mya arenaria isolate MELC-2E11 chromosome 12, ASM2691426v1, the proteins below share one genomic window:
- the LOC128210548 gene encoding uncharacterized protein LOC128210548 codes for MRKYIWSVAVLLLTGLRDVDGVSQRKIYTLHTEAKTWNAAAEICKDQLGHLVKVKGVRELQEILFMDTTEGEAWDGQLADIMYSSGFWTGLHQPLYPSDSKWQYHDCDHMSNETDFKNTPGPTAHCGAYVNPTFDLVASACSEARPFICQRFSGDCWYEPFPEQKGRDILISDKTSVGPGLTASQCAMECRDEIISSYKGECWGFYFTTINNECELIHRDLPDVSSTYVRSANRFDDSSDPDLILYIRRCFEGEVDTGSYNKFTASDTLPSATTCDVEQYYGESVSGEVCFCSTQDHPPIPPTTSSEEAAAQIEKELTLDSSNTSSAIRSKTSAEDNRPSAIGVGASLGAGMLAFVFGGLFLLDLPVLIETLKGAIQSFTSSENAMQTLTRSDSDC; via the exons ATG AGAAAATACATATGGAGTGTTGCTGTTTTGTTGTTGACAG GTTTGCGGGATGTTGACGGTGTGTCCCAGCGGAAGATCTATACACTCCATACGGAGGCAAAGACGTGGAACGCTGCGGCCGAGATATGCAAGGATCAGTTGGGTCACCTCGTAAAG GTGAAGGGCGTCCGTGAGCTGCAGGAGATTCTTTTCATGGACACGACGGAAGGGGAGGCTTGGGACGGACAGCTCGCTGACAT CATGTACAGCAGCGGTTTCTGGACGGGCCTCCATCAACCGTTATACCCGAGCGACTCAAAGTGGCAGTACCACGACTGTGACCACATGAGCAACGAGACCGACTTTAAAAACACGCCCGGACCCACGGCACACTGCGGGGCATACGTCAACCCCACATTCGATCTCGTGGCTTCCGCCTGCAGCGAGGCCCGGCCTTTTATCTGCCAGAGATTCAGTG GTGACTGCTGGTACGAGCCATTCCCGGAACAGAAGGGAAGGGATATACTGATCTCGGACAAGACGTCGGTCGGGCCAGGTCTTACGGCCAGCCAGTGTGCAATGGAATGTAGGGATGAG ATCATATCATCCTACAAAGGAGAGTGTTGGGGATTCTACTTCACTACGATCAATAACGAGTGTGAGCTGATCCACCGTGACTTGCCCGACGTTTCCTCCACATACGTACGCTCCGCCAACCGCTTCGATGACAGCAGCGACCCGGACCTCATCCTTTATATTCGCAGGTGTTTTGAAG GTGAAGTGGACACCGGAAGCTACAACAAGTTTACTGCAAGCGACACCCTGCCGTCCGCGACGACATGTGACGTCGAGCAGTACTATGGAGAAAGCGTTT CGGGCGAGGTGTGTTTCTGCTCGACCCAAGACCATCCACCCATTCCGCCGACGACGAGCTCCGAGGAGGCAGCTGCGCAGATAGAGAAAGAGCTGACCCTAGACTCATCGAACACAAGTTCCGCGATTCGCTCCAAGACCAGCGCCGAGGACAACAGACCTAGCGCTATCGGCGTTGG TGCGTCCTTAGGTGCGGGCATGTTGGCATTCGTGTTCGGCGGGCTGTTTCTCTTGGACCTTCCGGTGCTCATCGAAACGCTAAAGGGAGCTATACAGTCGTTCACCTCGTCGGAGAATGCCATGCAGACCCTCACCAGGTCGGACTCCGACTGTTGA